The following coding sequences are from one Salvia hispanica cultivar TCC Black 2014 chromosome 3, UniMelb_Shisp_WGS_1.0, whole genome shotgun sequence window:
- the LOC125211333 gene encoding uncharacterized protein LOC125211333 isoform X1 gives MERDIFQGKQLIMILDSVSGESMKLEARNELSKGDTRAQTVSSSPANHMPVQGLESLPPIQLVRHGPCATNQRGRTHGPCGSKQGSQVQQRGNKQRRKAEKRFPLTSAFQISWLFHQLQLGLFLSNLLIMHNYTKGEGIRNTTEYMVEVAMAGLEVDPNIFLEIHFPNAKVPKQCQETEHDPPDASTVHAQQAT, from the exons ATGGAGAGAGACATTTTTCAGGGGAAGCAACTAATAATGATCTTAGATAGTGTTAG TGGAGAATCTATGAAGTTGGAAGCGAGAAATGAGCTGAGCAAAGGAGACACTCGTGCACAGACCGTGTCTAGCTCCCCAGCCAACCACATGCCCGTGCAAGGACTTGAGTCTCTGCCACCAATTCAGCTAGTAAGACACGGCCCGTGTGCAACAAACCAGAGAGGCAGGACACATGGCCCGT gTGGAAGCAAGCAGGGAAGCCAAGTACAGCAGAGAGGAAACAAGCAAAGAAGAAAGGCAGAGAAACGTTTTCCATTAACGAGCGCATTTCAAATTAGTTGGTTATTCCATCAGCTTCAGTTGGGGCTGTTCCTGAGCAACCTCCTGATTATGCACAACTACACGAAGGGAGAGGGCATCCGCAACACGACAGAGTACATGGTGGAAGTGGCGATGGCGGGCCTTGAGGTGGACCCTAACATCTTCCTCGAGATCCACTTCCCAAATGCCAAGGTGCCTAAACAATGCCAGGAGACAGAACACGACCCGCCGGATGCTAGCACTGTCCACGCTCAGCAAGCAACATGA
- the LOC125211330 gene encoding serine hydroxymethyltransferase 3, chloroplastic-like, with protein MQVCGGSAIMNSIQQPVGTKISAFPSNWTGTIGSPSHVRMSSFKPCRSSQLEGSLVTGRPPSSASVPVPEIGGAGSSFVDNGLEEVDPEIRSIINKEKNRQFRSLELIASENFTSRAVMEAVGSCLTNKYSEGLPGKRYYGGNEFIDELETLCQERALEAFNLDGNKWGVNVQPLSGSPANFEVYTAVLNPHDRIMGLDLPHGGHLSHGFMTAKRRVSGTSIYFESMPYRLDETTGLVDYDMLEKTAALFRPKLIIAGASAYPRDFDYPRMRKIADAAGAFLMMDMAHISGLVSASVVANPFEFCDIVTTTTHKSLRGPRGGMIFFKKEPVLGVDLETAINNAVFPGLQGGPHNHTIGGLAVCLKHAKSPEFKAYQSKVVSNCRALASRLTELGYKLVSGGSDNHLVLVDLRPLGIDGARVEKILDMASITLNKNSVPGDKSALVPGGIRIGSPAMTTRGFSENEFVSVADFIHEGVQITLEAKKSASGTKLQDFMKFVTSPSFPLASRVSDLQRRVEALTTQFPIPGL; from the exons ATGCAGGTTTGTGGTGGCTCTGCAATCATGAATTCCATTCAGCAGCCCGTTGGAACCAAGATATCAGCATTCCCTTCTAACTGGACGGGTACCATTGGAAGCCCGAGTCATGTTAGAATGAGTTCGTTCAAGCCTTGTAGATCATCACAACTTGAAGGGAGCTTAGTCACTGGGAGGCCGCCCTCTTCTGCATCTGTTCCTGTACCTGAAATTGGAG GAGCTGGGAGCAGCTTTGTGGACAATGGCTTGGAAGAAGTTGATCCAGAGATTCGCAGCATTATTAACAAGGAGAAGAATCGTCAATTTAGAAGCTTGGAACTTATTGCTTCAGAGAATTTTACTTCTCGAGCTGTGATGGAAGCAGTTGGTTCTTGCCTCACTAACAAGTACTCTGAGGGGTTACCTGGAAAAAG ATATTATGGTGGCAATGAGTTCATTGATGAACTAGAGACTCTTTGTCAAGAGAGGGCTCTGGAAGCTTTTAACTTGGATGGAAATAAATGGGGTGTGAATGTCCAGCCGTTGTCTGGTTCACCTGCTAATTTTGAGGTCTACACAGCGGTTCTTAACCCACATGACCGTATTATG GGATTGGATTTACCGCATGGTGGACACTTGTCACATGGTTTCATGACTGCCAAGAGACGGGTTTCTGGAACCTCGATATATTTTGAATCAATGCCCTATCGATTGGATGAGACTACAG GCCTTGTTGACTATGATATGCTTGAGAAAACAGCTGCCCTCTTCCGTCCAAAGCTTATTATTGCAGGTGCTAGTGCTTATCCTCGAGATTTTGACTATCCTCGCATGAGAAAG ATTGCAGATGCTGCAGGTGCTTTCCTTATGATGGATATGGCTCATATCAGTGGGCTTGTTTCTGCGTCTGTTGTAGCTAATCCTTTTGAGTTCTGTGACATTGTAACAACAACAACGCACAAG TCTCTCAGGGGTCCTCGAGGTGGCATGATCTTTTTCAAGAAGGAACCTGTTCTGGGAGTTGATCTAGAAACTGCAATTAACAATGCCGTTTTTCCAGGATTGCAG GGAGGTCCACATAATCATACAATTGGGGGCCTTGCTGTTTGTCTGAAGCATGCAAAATCTCCAGAATTCAAGGCTTATCAAAGCAAG GTGGTCTCGAACTGCAGAGCTCTAGCATCTCGATTAACAGAGTTGGGATACAAATTGGTTTCTGGAGGGAGTGATAACCATCTGGTTCTTGTGGATCTCCGTCCCTTA GGCATTGATGGTGCTAGAGTGGAGAAAATTCTTGACATGGCATCTATTACCCTCAACAAAAACTCCGTACCCG GTGACAAAAGTGCACTAGTGCCGGGTGGCATACGTATAGGTTCACCTGCCATGACTACCCGGGGATTCAGTGAAAATGAGTTTGTTTCAGTAGCAGACTTCATCCACGAAGGCGTGCAGATCACTCTGGAAGCAAAGAAGTCCGCTTCAGGCACCAAGCTCCAAGATTTCATGAAATTTGTGACTTCTCCGAGCTTCCCATTGGCCAGCCGGGTGTCGGATCTGCAAAGAAGAGTCGAGGCACTGACAACTCAATTCCCCATTCCTGGCCTGTGA
- the LOC125211329 gene encoding far upstream element-binding protein 2-like, with amino-acid sequence MADEAAYATGGESNKRKYDDSPPPVGRRSTGFSSAPDSAAPPPSYSNVPPPMNEIELAKQKAQEIAARLLNNVDPSKRARVDNGAGAGGYDAVDTGVSHKHPGLGLGGPAQSASYGYPGPSKKIDIPNGRVGVIIGKGGETIKYLQLQSGAKIQVTRDMDADPNSTSRAVELTGTPDQIAKAEQLINDVLSEADAGGSGIVSRRLTGQQSGADQFVMMIPNNKVGLVIGKGGETIKSMQATTGARIQVIPLHLPPGDMSKERTVQIEGTSEQIEAAKQLVEEVTSENRMRGQSMSGGYSQQGYQARPPTNWGHSGPAGQQPGYGYVQPGAYPGPPQYGMTQPPYSGYPPQAASGGYGAGWDQSSTAPQNQQAAQGGGYDYYNQHAPSQQQQAHGGPAAPTDASGYGYSQAAYSQGQGGYGQDGYGGYHAAQSGYGQQQQNPSAGYDQQQQSYNSAYPTPDGQTQGDPNQAPASAQSYNAGGQPSPNPNYPHQASSQPGYGAQSGYGTQPPYGNYATPQSQKQGSQPTAYAQPQQSPSAQGGAYAQPGYPRSQPPPTQASYAHADSGAQRPPSSGYPAAAAQPGYGQQQPAQYGSAYDATPPQAAQSTGAAKASPPS; translated from the exons ATGGCAGATGAGGCCGCTTACGCTACCGGAGGCGAATCGAACAAGCGCAAGTATGATGATTCCCCACCACCTGTGGGCCGCAGGTCGACGGGGTTCTCGTCGGCTCCCGATTCCGCCGCACCTCCGCCTTCGTACAGCAACGTTCCGCCGCCAATGAACGAGATCGAGCTCGCTAAACAGAAGGCGCAGGAGATAGCTGCGAGGCTTTTGAACAACGTCGACCCTTCGAAGAGAGCCAGAGTTGATAACGGAGCTGGCGCCGGTGGATATGATGCTGTTGATACAG GTGTTAGCCACAAACATCCAGGTTTAGGTCTTGGTGGTCCAGCACAAAGTGCTTCATATGGTTACCCAGGTCCGAGCAAGAAAATTGATATTCCAAATGGAAGGGTTGGTGTGATAATTGGCAAAGGTGGCGAGACTATCAAGTACCTCCAACTACAGTCAGGAGCTAAGATTCAGGTCACCAGAGACATGGATGCAGATCCTAACTCTACTTCAAGAGCAGTTGAGCTCACAGGAACTCCTGATCAGATAGCCAAAGCAGAGCAATTGATCAATGATGTTCTTTCTGAG GCTGATGCAGGTGGTTCTGGAATAGTCTCCCGGCGGTTGACTGGGCAGCAATCTGGGGCCGATCAATTTGTTATGATGATCCCTAATAATAAA GTGGGACTTGTTATTGGTAAAGGAGGTGAAACTATAAAAAGTATGCAAGCAACAACTGGAGCTCGTATCCAG GTCATACCTCTTCATCTCCCCCCGGGTGATATGTCAAAGGAGAGGACAGTGCAAATTGAAGGAACTAGCGAACAAATTGAAGCTGCAAAACAGTTGGTTGAAGAAGTTACCAGTGAG AACCGCATGAGAGGTCAATCGATGTCTGGAGGGTATTCCCAGCAAGGTTATCAAGCTAGGCCACCTACTAACTGGGGACACTCAGGCCCAGCTGGGCAACAACCTGGTTATGGCTATGTCCAGCCTGGTGCATACCCTGGTCCACCACAATATGGCATGACTCAACCACCGTACTCCGGTTATCCTCCTCAAGCCGCATCCGGTGGGTATGGAGCTGGCTGGGATCAATCATCAACTGCTCCTCAAAATCAGCAAGCTGCTCAGGGAGGTGGCTATGATTATTACAACCAACACGCACCATCCCAGCAACAGCAAGCTCATGGGGGGCCTGCTGCCCCGACCGATGCTTCGGGATATGGCTACAGTCAGGCCGCCTACAGTCAAGGACAAGGCGGCTACGGCCAAGATGGTTATGGTGGTTATCATGCAGCTCAATCTGGCTACGGCCAGCAACAGCAGAATCCCAGTGCTGGATATGATCAACAGCAGCAAAGCTACAACTCTGCGTATCCAACACCCGATGGTCAAACTCAAGGCGACCCCAATCAAGCACCTGCGTCTGCGCAGTCATACAACGCCGGTGGTCAACCCAGCCCAAACCCAAATTATCCACATCAAGCTTCCAGCCAGCCCGGTTATGGAGCACAGAGTGGCTATGGGACCCAACCACCTTATGGAAACTATGCGACACCTCAGTCTCAAAAACAAGGCAGTCAGCCCACTGCATATGCACAGCCTCAGCAATCACCTAGTGCACAAGGTGGTGCATATGCTCAGCCTGGCTATCCTCGTTCTCAGCCCCCTCCTACCCAGGCTAGCTATGCTCATGCAGATTCAGGTGCCCAGCGACCTCCATCGTCCGGTTACCCAGCAGCAGCAGCTCAACCTGGCTACGGTCAACAGCAGCCCGCACAATATGGTAGTGCTTATGACGCCACCCCGCCTCAAGCGGCCCAATCCACTGGGGCTGCCAAAGCATCACCTCCCAGTTGA
- the LOC125211332 gene encoding uncharacterized protein LOC125211332, which yields MEVAEVRSSNPQPAVHGGGGYTLPAVRFSNEDILFCIDVGRETLAEMKVNGPNGRPYTRLESIKQAIMLFVHSKLTINPDHRFAFSALGKSTYWLRKEFSSEVDAALSALRGLSVDSSTSHADLTQLFKVATHEAKKSRAQNRIFRVILIYCRSSMPPQSQLPSSLKLFTLDVMYLHDKPGPDNCPQVVYDTLVDALERISEFEGYIFESGQGLTRALFRNMSQLLCHPQQRCIQDELDLPKSLVKKSPAADASQGDENAVVSIQ from the exons ATGGAGGTCGCAGAGGTCAGGAGCTCAAATCCACAGCCTGCTGTTCACGGCGGTGGCGGATACACTCTCCCCGCAGTCCGATTCTCAAACGAGGACATACTATTTTGCATTGATGTCGGTCGCGAAACGTTGGCGGAGATGAAGGTGAACGGGCCCAACGGTCGCCCCTACACCCGATTGGAGTCCATAAAGCAGGCAATTATGCTATTCGTCCACTCCAAGCTCACCATCAATCCCGATCACCGCTTCGCATTCTCCGCCCTCGGCAAATCCACCTATTGG CTTCGGAAAGAGTTCAGTAGTGAAGTTGATGCAGCACTTTCCGCTCTCCGAGGTCTCTCAGTGGATTCATCCACCAGCCATGCAGACCTCACTCAGCTTTTCAAAGTAGCAACACACGAAGCAAAAAAATCTCGTGCACAAAATCGGATATTCCGTGTG ATCTTGATCTACTGTAGGTCATCCATGCCGCCACAATCCCAGTTGCCTTCGTCTCTGAAGCTCTTCACCTTGGATGTGATGTACCTCCACGACAAACCTGGACCTGATAACTGTCCACAAGTGGTGTACGATACACTAGTTGACGCACTTGAGCGAATCAGTGAGTTCGAGGGCTACATCTTCGAGAGTGGTCAAGGACTGACGCGTGCCCTTTTCCGTAACATGAGTCAGCTGTTATGCCATCCTCAGCAGCGTTGTATTCAGGACGAGCTGGACCTACCCAAGTCTCTGGTGAAGAAGTCTCCTGCAGCTGATGCATCGCAAGGGGATGAAAACGCAGTTGTCTCCATCCAGTGA
- the LOC125211333 gene encoding uncharacterized protein LOC125211333 isoform X2: MKLEARNELSKGDTRAQTVSSSPANHMPVQGLESLPPIQLVRHGPCATNQRGRTHGPCGSKQGSQVQQRGNKQRRKAEKRFPLTSAFQISWLFHQLQLGLFLSNLLIMHNYTKGEGIRNTTEYMVEVAMAGLEVDPNIFLEIHFPNAKVPKQCQETEHDPPDASTVHAQQAT; the protein is encoded by the exons ATGAAGTTGGAAGCGAGAAATGAGCTGAGCAAAGGAGACACTCGTGCACAGACCGTGTCTAGCTCCCCAGCCAACCACATGCCCGTGCAAGGACTTGAGTCTCTGCCACCAATTCAGCTAGTAAGACACGGCCCGTGTGCAACAAACCAGAGAGGCAGGACACATGGCCCGT gTGGAAGCAAGCAGGGAAGCCAAGTACAGCAGAGAGGAAACAAGCAAAGAAGAAAGGCAGAGAAACGTTTTCCATTAACGAGCGCATTTCAAATTAGTTGGTTATTCCATCAGCTTCAGTTGGGGCTGTTCCTGAGCAACCTCCTGATTATGCACAACTACACGAAGGGAGAGGGCATCCGCAACACGACAGAGTACATGGTGGAAGTGGCGATGGCGGGCCTTGAGGTGGACCCTAACATCTTCCTCGAGATCCACTTCCCAAATGCCAAGGTGCCTAAACAATGCCAGGAGACAGAACACGACCCGCCGGATGCTAGCACTGTCCACGCTCAGCAAGCAACATGA